From Ruminococcus sp. HUN007, a single genomic window includes:
- a CDS encoding transposase produces MYINYNIVNGKEYGTVTASVRKGKSVSKGKQIYLGRVIDKENGIFKNRERGLFKYDLATDSYSSVSADFEEPKDQRKTKYQKRPVLIVSFGDIYLLDSFMNKSGIMSAVNAINYKNQDTLHALVAYYILTTYSNCHAEDWWELTYARYLYPKAQMASQRISDALADIGSEDAKRHFFKEYFKFLSLKKDADESNEIDDGILIDSSGLPNSIHFPLTAVSNHNGIISEELRLIYVVQQHTGMPLFFRYVAGNVIDVSTITRTIAELKANGINTKFAILDAGYYTGVNADALLDSGISFMARMKSNFKVYKRIVSEHLNNLMIKENAVIFNKRLIYIKCVPCEIGQKENRKAYAFLCKDMTAYNEGQKNAIARAEDESLTASDIYDDLQRQGVFVIVSTRKVAVEKILPLYYMRDQVEKIFELCKQGGKILPINVESEATLRGHLMLTFIATVVLKMMSDKLRNTALTTESVFMNLHEQHAIVYDKEFVTTEPIKKMNDAYKAFKIQCPVSIKRLLDNVD; encoded by the coding sequence ATGTATATAAACTATAATATCGTAAACGGTAAAGAATATGGAACAGTGACTGCATCTGTTCGAAAAGGAAAAAGTGTTTCAAAAGGCAAACAAATATATCTCGGAAGAGTAATAGACAAGGAAAATGGTATATTCAAAAATCGTGAAAGAGGGTTGTTTAAATACGATCTTGCAACAGATTCATACAGTTCTGTTTCAGCAGATTTTGAAGAGCCAAAAGACCAGCGAAAAACAAAGTATCAAAAACGTCCAGTTCTGATAGTATCTTTCGGAGATATATATTTACTTGATTCATTCATGAACAAAAGTGGAATTATGTCAGCAGTGAATGCAATCAATTATAAAAATCAGGATACCCTTCATGCGCTGGTTGCTTACTACATATTAACAACATACTCCAACTGTCATGCAGAAGACTGGTGGGAACTTACATATGCCAGATATCTTTATCCTAAAGCACAGATGGCATCTCAGAGAATAAGCGATGCACTCGCTGATATAGGCAGTGAAGATGCTAAGCGCCACTTCTTCAAGGAATACTTTAAGTTTCTTTCCTTAAAAAAAGACGCAGATGAATCAAATGAAATTGATGACGGTATACTTATTGATAGTTCAGGGCTTCCAAATTCTATACATTTTCCATTAACCGCCGTAAGCAATCATAACGGAATAATCAGTGAGGAACTGAGGCTCATTTACGTTGTTCAGCAGCACACTGGAATGCCGTTGTTTTTCAGATATGTTGCAGGTAATGTTATCGATGTAAGTACAATAACAAGAACTATAGCTGAACTAAAAGCGAATGGCATAAATACCAAATTTGCGATTCTTGATGCCGGATATTATACAGGAGTAAATGCCGATGCACTTCTTGATTCAGGAATTTCTTTTATGGCTCGAATGAAAAGTAATTTCAAGGTGTACAAACGAATCGTAAGTGAACATCTTAATAATCTGATGATTAAGGAAAATGCAGTGATATTCAACAAACGACTTATCTATATCAAATGCGTTCCATGTGAAATAGGTCAGAAAGAAAATCGTAAAGCATACGCTTTCCTGTGTAAGGATATGACGGCATACAATGAAGGACAGAAAAATGCTATTGCAAGAGCTGAAGATGAAAGTCTTACAGCATCAGATATTTATGATGATTTACAAAGGCAAGGAGTATTTGTGATTGTATCAACCAGAAAAGTTGCAGTCGAAAAAATACTGCCTCTTTATTATATGCGTGATCAGGTTGAAAAAATATTTGAGCTATGCAAACAGGGAGGTAAAATACTTCCGATTAACGTAGAGTCAGAAGCAACATTACGTGGGCATTTGATGTTGACTTTTATTGCAACTGTTGTACTTAAAATGATGAGTGACAAGCTAAGAAATACTGCCTTGACAACTGAATCTGTGTTTATGAATTTACATGAACAGCATGCCATCGTGTATGACAAGGAATTTGTAACAACAGAACCGATTAAGAAAATGAACGATGCATACAAGGCTTTTAAAATTCAATGTCCTGTTTCTATAAAACGTCTGCTTGATAATGTAGACTAA
- a CDS encoding type II secretion system F family protein yields the protein MSMISNAGLNTSKSGGMNTSEENKSIHKFNTKEISFNCRQLSAMLSSGLTLVKALDILSKEQETEKARKIWQEIYENVQKGESFSSSLEAQGDAFPQFMKSMVNAGESSGQMDVIMKRLETHYDKENKMNNTIKGALIYPIILLILCIAVTILIFTVIIPVLRPLFGDDPKNLNIIAQFLLKGNEIFLKYWYLIIAIVTIIVAGIIYALKVPSIRYKIDMYKITAPKIGPLMVKIYTARFARTLSSLYSSGIPMVECLQRSSDVLNNVYITDKFKQVIDEVKQGEPLSAAITRTEIFESMFCSIIFVGEEAGALDDILEKSADYYDEEADSAVQRLVSLLEPVMIIFLGVIVGLLLAGVYPAIYESLGGLENVG from the coding sequence ATGAGTATGATTTCAAATGCCGGCTTAAACACATCAAAGTCTGGCGGAATGAATACTTCAGAGGAAAACAAGTCGATCCACAAGTTCAATACCAAAGAAATCTCGTTTAACTGTCGTCAGCTCAGTGCGATGCTTTCTTCCGGATTGACACTGGTTAAGGCTCTTGACATCCTCAGCAAAGAGCAGGAAACGGAAAAGGCCAGAAAGATCTGGCAGGAGATCTACGAAAACGTTCAGAAAGGTGAATCGTTCTCGAGCTCACTTGAAGCCCAGGGAGATGCCTTCCCTCAGTTCATGAAGAGTATGGTCAACGCCGGTGAAAGTTCCGGTCAGATGGACGTTATCATGAAGAGACTTGAAACTCATTATGATAAGGAAAACAAGATGAACAACACTATAAAGGGTGCACTTATCTATCCTATTATTCTTCTTATCCTTTGTATAGCCGTAACAATACTTATCTTTACGGTCATCATCCCTGTTCTCAGACCACTGTTCGGTGATGATCCTAAAAACCTTAACATCATTGCTCAGTTCCTTCTCAAAGGAAACGAGATATTCCTCAAGTACTGGTATCTTATCATTGCAATTGTTACAATAATAGTTGCAGGTATCATTTATGCACTCAAGGTACCGTCTATCAGATACAAAATAGACATGTACAAGATCACAGCACCTAAGATCGGACCTCTCATGGTCAAGATCTACACAGCGCGTTTTGCAAGAACACTTTCATCACTCTACTCAAGCGGTATTCCGATGGTTGAATGTCTCCAGCGTTCTTCAGACGTACTTAATAATGTATACATCACTGACAAGTTCAAGCAGGTCATCGATGAAGTAAAACAGGGTGAACCGCTTTCAGCAGCGATCACAAGAACCGAGATTTTTGAATCAATGTTCTGTTCGATCATCTTCGTCGGTGAGGAAGCCGGCGCTCTTGATGACATCCTCGAAAAGTCAGCTGACTACTATGATGAAGAAGCTGACTCGGCAGTACAGAGACTCGTTTCTCTCCTTGAACCGGTTATGATCATTTTCCTTGGCGTTATCGTTGGTCTTCTTCTTGCAGGTGTTTATCCGGCAATTTACGAATCACTCGGCGGTCTCGAAAATGTAGGCTAA
- the pilM gene encoding pilus assembly protein PilM, which yields MLSFDITDRNIRIIRGAENKNKINISSAATLNIDEDIIVNGHVKDVPRLATIMNQKIKQNRMMDKEAIVSISSNMTIFKELTVHSAQKESEFTKAVKSEMQAKVGIDDSYAISYSIVGTGEDSGMVTVLATACPTEVIDSYKRVFSMLGISLRSVIIGCNCITKVLLSDEKNRSKMPLLAVQIDGSFISLNIYENNQLSFSRFASIDAADYDNSSDYVYEAVNENIFRMLQFHRSRNAGDPIRNVVLYGDTKEYMRIAKDLEQMDINTTVISVPKNVKGYQNLDFALYANAIGAMFPRNRQTEKINLLEFGGSTAMVMDKVKSDSTFNLIFAGAFLGTIVLMGVITGALAIRDAAIKSDIKKMNDYLNAPSTIEALAKRDQRLELQKQVKEYKRTATLASDALSSQPFISSEVYTTIEKTIEETISQAKVAGLSFNPKDNGKDKFKIEVLDYNEGQIKLGFTTLADKADPAMTFATLLAENLEKKDYFENISFSGYDMIEGQENIPQIAGQPDPSALNKDQKGQKVEMTIDLKSPVKYENFGSYVPDSKAEETEDKK from the coding sequence ATGCTATCGTTTGATATAACAGATAGAAACATACGTATTATCAGAGGCGCTGAAAACAAGAACAAGATAAACATCAGTTCTGCAGCAACTCTCAACATTGATGAGGACATTATAGTAAACGGTCACGTAAAGGACGTTCCGAGACTTGCTACTATAATGAACCAGAAAATCAAGCAGAACAGAATGATGGACAAGGAAGCAATCGTCAGCATCTCTTCCAACATGACGATCTTCAAGGAACTCACAGTGCACAGTGCACAGAAAGAATCAGAATTCACGAAGGCTGTAAAGTCAGAAATGCAGGCTAAGGTCGGCATCGACGATTCATACGCTATCTCCTATTCAATAGTAGGAACAGGTGAAGACAGCGGTATGGTAACAGTACTTGCAACTGCCTGCCCTACAGAAGTTATCGACTCATACAAGCGAGTATTCTCAATGCTCGGCATCTCACTCCGTTCAGTTATCATCGGCTGTAACTGTATTACAAAGGTTCTCCTTTCCGATGAAAAGAACCGTTCCAAGATGCCTCTTCTCGCAGTACAGATAGACGGAAGCTTCATTTCACTCAACATTTACGAAAACAATCAGCTTTCATTCTCACGTTTCGCATCTATCGATGCTGCAGACTATGATAACAGCTCCGACTACGTTTACGAAGCAGTTAATGAAAACATCTTCCGTATGCTTCAGTTCCACAGAAGCAGAAACGCAGGAGATCCTATCAGAAACGTTGTCCTCTACGGTGACACCAAGGAATATATGCGTATTGCCAAGGATCTCGAACAGATGGATATCAATACAACTGTTATTTCCGTTCCTAAGAATGTAAAGGGCTATCAGAACCTCGACTTTGCACTCTACGCAAATGCTATCGGTGCTATGTTCCCTCGTAACAGACAGACTGAAAAGATCAACCTTCTCGAATTCGGCGGATCAACTGCAATGGTTATGGATAAGGTTAAGTCTGACAGCACATTCAACCTTATCTTTGCGGGTGCCTTTCTTGGTACAATTGTTCTCATGGGCGTTATTACAGGAGCTCTTGCTATCAGAGACGCTGCTATCAAGAGCGACATTAAGAAAATGAACGATTATCTAAATGCTCCTTCAACAATTGAAGCTCTTGCAAAGCGTGATCAGAGACTCGAACTTCAGAAGCAGGTTAAGGAATACAAGAGAACAGCTACTCTTGCTTCCGATGCACTTTCTTCACAGCCGTTTATCTCAAGTGAAGTTTATACTACTATTGAAAAGACAATAGAAGAAACTATTTCACAGGCTAAGGTAGCAGGTCTTTCATTCAATCCTAAGGATAATGGCAAGGACAAATTCAAGATTGAAGTGCTTGATTATAACGAAGGTCAGATAAAATTAGGCTTTACAACATTAGCCGATAAGGCTGATCCGGCAATGACTTTTGCAACACTTCTTGCAGAAAACCTTGAAAAGAAGGATTACTTTGAAAATATTTCTTTCTCCGGTTACGATATGATTGAAGGACAAGAAAATATTCCACAGATAGCAGGTCAGCCAGATCCTTCCGCACTCAACAAGGATCAGAAGGGACAGAAAGTTGAAATGACGATCGATCTTAAGAGCCCTGTAAAGTATGAGAATTTCGGTTCTTATGTACCGGATTCAAAGGCTGAGGAAACGGAGGATAAGAAGTAA